The genomic segment ACATTTCCGCATCGCATTGATCAAGTGAGCAAAGCCAGAAAAAAACGATTTCCCTTCGGATTCGTTTGTGACCGCTAACAATTCGTCAAATGAAGCCCCTGCGCAAAAAGCAGCAGTACCTTGACTCTTTAAAACCAATACAGTCACTTCTGAATTATGTCCTAAATCATCAATAGTTTTGGTTAGTTCTTGTAACAACTGTGCTGGAAATGAATTACTAGCAGGATGGCCAAATTCAATCGTGGCGATTTTTGCATCGATAGAAACGGTTATAGTACCTGTTGCATTTTGTAATGACATAGCAGAAATTTTACTGTAAAGTTAAAACTATTCTGTTAGTTTGCTCTTTTTTTAAATAGAATGGCTTGGTTTTTTTCAAACATTCAAGAAATTAAACTCAAATTAACCTATATTTGCTGCCTGCATTGGGGATGTAGCTCAGTTGGCTAGAGTGCTTGACTGGCAGTCAAGAGGTCGTGGGTTCGAGCCCCATCTTCTCCACTTTCAAAGCCTTTCAAGTAATTGAAGGGCTTTTTTAATACTTAATTGTCCCAATGTGACGCATTACCCTGACAATTCGATCTTTTCGGCGGTTGATAAATCCTGAAGAATTGGAAGCCTTGTATTTTCTTGGATTGGGTAAAATAGCGGCAATTCCGGCTGCTTCTCTTTTGGTTAAACTCGAAGCGTCTTTACCGTACCAATATTGGGTAGCCGCATGTGCACCATAAATTCCATCGCCCATTTCAATGCTATTTAAATAGACTTCCATAATGCGTTCTTTGCCCCAAATCAATTCGATTAAAACCGTAAAATAAGCTTCCAAGGCTTTTCTAAAATAACTTCGGCCTTGCCATAAAAACACATTTTTAGCTGTTTGTTGTGAAATGGTACTTCCGCCTTTAATCCTTTTGCCGTTTGCATTGTTCTGAAATGCTTTTTGCATCGCACTAAAATCAAATCCATGATGGTGTAAAAAAGTTCCGTCTTCACTAGCAATTACGGCTTTTTGCAAATTCATCGAAATGTTTTCAATAGGCTCCCAATTGTGTTCAAAATAAATGGGTTTTTTATCCAACTTATTTTCAATAATTCGAATGCCCATCAAAGGAGTAAATGGTACAGGAACAAATTTAAAAAAGACTACTAAACCCACCGAGAGTCCAAAAAACCAGACAATTGTTGTATACAGAATTCGCTTCAATTTCATCATAAATAAAGGCGTTTGGTTTTTCTTATTTGATAGCAGCAACAATCTCTCGAATGATATTAATATGATGCTTTGTATGTATTTCTAAAAAATGAACGGTTGGACGTTTCTTCATGTTGCCAAAATAAGGATGTTCAAAAAAATGATCTTCTGATATCAATTCCAATTGACTGATTTTTTCTTTAGTAGCCATTATATGTTGTTCCAAACTATCTTCAGTATAAGCTACTTGTGGTTTTACTACTTTTGGCACCCTACCTTTTCCTCTTGGGATTCTATTGGTTAACAAAACTATATTTTTGAGCAAACTAAATTGAGAAGAAAAGTTCGTCGGGTTCGATTGTGCTAATGAACTGATAACACCATTAATAGTTAATAATATATGTTCGATGTGCCAACCAATATCTACTTTTGAAATTTGATCGTTTGAAAAAGTATAACCTGGAATATAGGTTGCTACATCATCAACTAGTGATTCTAGGCTATTTTTCATAATAAAATTGGTAAACTATTGATTTGTATACCAATCAAAAATACGAAAATGTTGAATATAAAAAAGAAAAATTGATTCGGTCATCCAATCGCAACTCAAGACACAACAAAAAGATTGAAAAGCTTACTTAAACTACAAAAATAATATGCTTTAAAACAAAAAACCTTGCATTACTGCAAGGTTTTTAAATGTAATATAAGTGTCTTTTATTCTGGATCATTCATTTTAAATGTATCCATAAACGCTGTAGTGTAATCCCCAGCAATATAACGAGGATCATCCATCAACTGTCTGTGGAATGGAATAGTTGTTTTAATTCCTTCAATCACAAATTCATCTAAAGCTCTTCTCATTTTACTAATTGCTTCCTCGCGTGTTTGTGCTGTTGTAATCAACTTAGCAATCATTGAGTCATAGTTGGGCGGAATAGAATAGCCTGAATATACGTGCGTATCTAAACGTACACCGTGTCCTCCCGGCATGTGCAAGGTGGTAATTTTTCCTGGTGACGGACGGAAATCGTTATATGGATCTTCGGCATTGATACGGCATTCAATAGCGTGTAATTGTGGTAAATAATTTTTACCAGAAATTGGCACACCAGCTGCTACTAATATTTGTTCACGAATCAAGTCGTAATCAATTACTTGTTCAGTAATTGGGTGTTCTACTTGAATACGCGTGTTCATTTCCATGAAATAGAAATTACGGTGTTTGTCTACCAAAAATTCTACTGTTCCAGCTCCCTCATATTTGATATATTCAGCTGCTTTCACAGCAGCTTCTCCCATTTTCTGACGCAATTCATCGGTCATAAATGGCGAAGGGGTTTCTTCAGTTAATTTTTGGTGACGACGTTGTACAGAACAATCTCTTTCAGAAAGATGACAGGCTTTTCCGTATGAATCTCCAACGATTTGGATTTCAATATGACGAGGCTCTTCGATTAATTTCTCCAAGTACATTCCGTCATTTCCAAAAGCAGCTGCCGATTCTTGACGTGCGCTTTCCCACGCTTTTAATAGATCTTCTTCTGCCCAAACCGCACGCATTCCTTTTCCACCACCACCGGCAGTAGCTTTCAACATTACTGGGTAACCAAATTGATTGGCTAATTCAGCTGCTTGTTCGTACGATTCTAATATTCCTACAGAACCTGGAACACAAGGAACACCCGCTTCAATCATTGTTGATTTAGCCGAAGCTTTATCTCCCATTCTGTCAATCATTTCAGGAGCCGCACCAATAAACTTGATACCGTGCTCTTGACAGATTTTTGAGAATTTTGAATTTTCAGAAAGAAAACCGTATCCTGGGTGAATAGCATCAGCATTGGTAATTTCTGCTGCCGCAATAATATTGGACATTTTCAAATAGGATAAATTACTTGGTGGAGGGCCAATACAAACCGCTTCATCTGCAAATTTTACGTGTAAACTTTCCGCATCTGCAGTAGAATAAACAGCAACTGTTTTGATTCCCATTTCCTTGCAAGTACGAATAACACGAAGTGCAATTTCTCCTCTATTTGCAATTAATATTTTTTTAAACATACTTTGTTAGTTTAGAAGTTTATGGGCTTAGGGGTTTAGTAGAAATAGGTTAAAAAACACTTAAACTTCTATACTCCTAAACTTTTAAACTATTAAATTATGATGGATCTACTAAGAATAATGGTTGATCAAATTCTACTGGAGACATGTCATCCACTAAAATTTTAACGATTTTACCTGAAACTTCTGATTCGATTTCGTTGAATAATTTCATAGCTTCAATTACACACAAAACATCTCCTTTTCCGATAGTACTTCCCACCTCAACAAAAACTGGTTTGTCTGGAGATGGTTTTCTGTAGAAAGTTCCAATAATTGGTGATTTAATTGTAACATATTTTGAATCTTCGGCTGCTGGAGCGGCAGGAGTAGCTGGAGCAGCTGCTGCTGGAGCAATCGCTTGAGGGATTACAGCTTGTTGAATAACAGGTTGTGCTGGCATTTGCTGCACATAAGTAGTTTCTGTAGTGTTTCCTTCTAAAGTGGTTCTGATGGTTACCTTTACATCGTCCATTTCCAACTTTACCTCTGCAACACCTGAGTTTGCAACAAATTTGATTAGGTTTTGAATTTCTTTTAAATCCATAATGATTTGTTTTTAGTTTACATTTATTTTTTGTCGTAGGCCCATTTTAAGTAAATAGCACCCCAAGTAAATCCACCACCAAAAGCAGCAAATATTATTGTATCCCCTTTTTTAAATTGTTTTTCGAAATCACTCAATACTAGCGGTAGGGTAGCTGAAGTTGTATTGCCGTATCTTTCAATATTCATTAGCACTTTACTATCTTCTAAGTTCATTCTTTGAGCAGTAGCATCAATAATGCGCTTATTAGCTTGGTGTGGCACTAACCAATCAACATCATGATTCGTCAAGTTATTTCGTTTCAAGATTTGTTCACTGGCATCTGCCATATTAGTCACAGCATATTTAAAAACAGTTTTTCCGTCTTGAATAATGTTATGCTTTTTATCTTTTACTGTATCTATTGTAGTTGGCATTAGAGAACCTCCAGCTGTAATTTTTAAGAAATCACGGCCCACACCATCAGAACGTAGGTATTCGTCTTGCAAACCTAAACCTTCATGGTTAGGCTCAAACAAAACAGCACCAGCACCATCACCAAATATGATACAAGTAGCACGATCTGTGTAATCAACGATAGACGACATTTTATCGGCTCCAATAAGTAATACTTTTTTATATCTTCCAGATTGAATGTAGGCGGCGGCAGTTGACATTCCGAATAAGAAGCTAGAACAAGCGGCTTGTAAATCGTAACCAAATGCGTTAGTTGCACCTATTTCAGTTGCCACAAAAGCAGCGGTTGAGGCTACGGGCATATCGGCAGTGGCAGTTGCCACAATTACTAAATCGATCTCCAAAGGATCTAAATTAGCTTTGGCCATTAAATCATTAGCAGCCATAATAGCAAGGTAGGAAGTTCCTTTGCTATCGTCTTTAAGAATACGTCTTTCTTTAATTCCTGTACGAGCAGTTATCCATTCGTCATTTGTATCTACCATCGTTTGTAAAATATCGTTGGTCAAAACAAAATCAGGAACATAAGCTCCAACAGCGGTAATTGCGGCTGTAATTGTACTCATTAGTATTCATTTATTACTATCAAATGCTGGGCATTTGAGAAATTGTAAAAGAATTGAAAATTACAAAAAATTTTCTAATCCGAATCTTTAAACAGTCTAATTTGTAGAAAATAATAGGCAACAAAAAAAACTCTCACATCGTGAGAGTTCTATTTTAGCTGCAAAAATGTATTAAGCAACAGCCTCTGATTTATCGATAACCACTTGCCCTCTGTAGTACATTTTACCTTCGTGCCAATACGCTCTGTGGTATAAGTGCGCTTCTCCTGTAATAGGACAAGTAGCGATTTGAGCTACAGTTGCTTTGTAATGTGTTCTTCTCTTATCTCTTCTTGTTTTCGAGATTTTTCTCTTAGGATGTGCCATTTTACTATATTATTTATCCGTTAATAGTTGCTTTAATTTGTCCCATCTAGGGTCAATATTTTCTTCTTGTTTATTCTCTTTTTTGGTTTCTTTGACTGCTAATTCATTCAGTTTTTTTAAAGCTTCTGACTCTAAAGTCCCATCTTTAACTCCTGGATGAACTCGTCTTAGAGGTACTGAAAGTACAATCATCTCATAAATATACTGTGCAATATCGACCTCAAATTCGCCGAAAGGCAAAATCAATAACTCTTCGTTGTCATTATTGAATTCTTCGCCAAAACGAACAATCAATTTCATTTTGCTTTTGATTGGCAAATCAAAATCTTCTCCTGTTACATCACAGGGTACATTTACTATTCCTTCATGCTTAAAACTGATTTCCAGCATGTTGGATTTTTTCTCTAAAACTACATTTACTTTGATATTTGAATTTTGAAATTCGTCATAATCAAAGATGTCAAAGAACGCATTGTCTATTTGATATTCAAAATGATGTTTACCTAGCTTTAATCCTACAAATGGAATTAAATATTCTTTAGTCTTCTTCATTTCAACAACATTTTACCCTGAACTACGGGAGCGCAAAGATATAAAATTATTATAAATCCAATAGCCTTATTCTCCTTTTTTTGAAAACTCTTGTTTCGGTCTTATTTTTAAAGGATTTTGGCTGATTTCATAGTATTGATTTCTCGAATGAAAAATATCAATCGCTAAATAAACCGCCTCTTTGAACGAATTGAAATCTGCAATTCCTTTTCCAGCGATATCATAAGCCGTTCCGTGATCTGGAGACGTTCTAATTTTATTCAATCCTGCGGTATAATTCACCCCATTACCAAAAGACAAGGTCTTGAACGGAATTAAACCTTGATCGTGATAGGTAGCAATAACTGCATCGTACTTCTCATATTGGTTGCTTCCAAAAAATCCGTCAGCTGGGAAAGGTCCAAAAACCAAAGTGCCTTTTTCAAAAATCTTTTTCAAAGTAGGTTTTAAAATCGCATCGTCTTCATTCCCTATTACTCCACCATCACCACAATGTGGATTCACTCCTAAAACTGCAATTCTAGGTTTGTTGATGCTAAAATCCTGAATCAAAGATTGTTTAATCGTTTCAATTTTTTTAGTGATCAAGGCTTCTGTCAAATGCGAAGCTACTTCACTCACCGGAATATGATCCGTTAATAATCCTACGCGCAGATTGTCTTGCACCATGAACATTAACGCATCGCCTTCTAATTCTTGTGCTAAATAATCGGTATGACCCGGAAATTTAAACGTATCTGATTGTATGTTGTATTTGTTAATTGGCGCAGTGACCAAAACATCTACCTTACCTTCTTTCAAAGCTTGAGTAGCTGCTACAAATGATTTGATTGCATATTCGCCAACCGTTTCATCATTAATTCCTAAATTCAAATCAAAACCTTCTCTCCAAACGTTGAGTACATTCACTTTTCCAAGAACCAATTGATCCAAACGGTCAATTCCGTGAAGATGAATCTCTGATTCCAAGTTGCGTTTGATGAACGAAAGTTGTTTTACATTGGCAAAAATAACCGGCGTACACAATTCTAACATTCTCGCATCTTCGAATGTTTTTAGAACGACTTCGCTTCCAATACCGTTTAAATCTCCTATCGAAATTCCAACAATTATATTTTCTGCTTTTTTCATACTGCCCTGAGGTTATTTATTACTAATTTTGAAGTGCAAATTTAGTAAAATAAAACAAGAAATGTTTACAGGGATTATAGAAACACTCGGAAGGGTTCAAGAAATACAAAAAGACCAAGACAATGTTCATATTACGGTGGCATCAAGCATCACTGGCGAGTTGAAAATTGACCAAAGTGTGGCGCATAATGGCGTATGCCTAACGGTGGTTGCGATTAAAGACAACACCTATACTGTAACCGCGATTGCAGAGACCATCAATAAAACCAATTTATCGCATTGGAAAGTGGGCGATACTGTCAATTTAGAACGCGCCATGAAACTGGGTGATCGTTTGGACGGCCACATTGTTCAAGGACATGTGGATCAAACCGGAACCTGTATTGCAATTGAAGAAGCTGGCGGAAGTTGGCACTACACTTTTGAATATGACTCAGCGGCGAACAATATTACTATCGAAAAAGGTTCGATTACCGTAAACGGAGTAAGTTTGACCGTAGTTAATTCCAAGCAAAATCAATTTAGTGTAGCGATTATTCCATATACCTATGAACACACTAATTTCAATGCCTTTCAAATTGGTACTGTTATTAATTTAGAATTTGACGTGATTGGGAAATATGTAAGTCGTTTGTATGGGAATCGGATTTAAAATACGTGAATTCTAAAAATTAATTAATAAATTTATACATTTGAATATTAACACCCTAAAAACCATTAGTATGTACAATAAATTTTTGTTTTTGTTTCTATTTATTTTTTCGAACAGTCTTTGGAGTCAAAACAATACTTTTGCGATTCAAAAATCAAATTTTTTAACATTCATAAGCGCTAATGGAATTGAGGAACCAAAAAGTGATATAGAAGGTTCCCAATACATTAATAAAGATTTTTCGCCTTCGACAATCTCTTGCTTGTCAGAAAAAACACCTCCTATTCGTTACAACGTTTTTAAAGAAGAAATGGAGTTTATTCTTGATGATAAATTGTATTATGTAAAAAAAAGTGATAGTTGTATTATTTCGTTAGGCAATAACTCTTATAAATATTTTGAAAATTACAGTAAAGAGAAAAAGGGTGGTTATTTAATGATTTTAAATAAATTAAATGATCCAAAATATATTTTATACAAAAAAGAAAAAGTAAAATTTGTTCCTGAATATATCCCTAATTCGACTTATGGTAAAGAAAAACCTGCTTCATATGTTATTGACAAAAGCAAGTATTATATTTCAATGCCAGATGGCCTAACAGAATTTCCAAAAAAGAAATCAGAACTTTTAAAACTTTTTCCAAACAATCAAGTGTCCATCGAATCGTTTTTAACTGATAAAAAAATATCATTTAGTCAAGAATCTAATCTAATTGAATTAATTGATTTTTTAAATACACTGTAGATTCAACTGAAATTTAAATAGGATTTGATAAGGTAATTTCGACCGAAAATAACTTTTGTCAACCTGAACTCGTTTTAGGTTCCAAAATCAATCGAGCCTACAAGTCCCGTAGGGATGACCCATATCCTAACAACGGATTTCAATCCGTTGGTGCCTAAGCAAAGCAAACGAGATGCTGGCTCGAGCGTAGCGAACAGGCGAAGCAAACGAGTTCAACATGACAAAAGTTGTTTGTATCGACTAGACTAAAATCCAGCCTTCCAAAGTCAATCGAGCCTATGGCTCTCCTGCGTTGCCTGAGGCTCTCGAAGGCAACGACCCATGTCCTAACAACGGATTTTAATCCGTTGGGGGAAATAAAAAAAGGCTCTCAATTACTTGAAAGGCTTTTTTGTGGGACTACCTGTTAGCAACTGTCCTTTTTACTCGAAAATTGGTTTGGTTGAATTAGTTTCCTCAATAAAAATCATCATATCAAAATTTTTGATTAATGGAAGATAATAAATATCCTCTTTCGATTCTTTTGAATAACCAATTAACCTTGTAGCTCCGATTATTTCATTTGTGGTTAGTTGATTTTTTAAATCCGACATATCCATAACAAACGAGTTACCATTTTGAGATAGTTTTTTTTCCCAAAACAAGCTATTGACAGGTTGAAATAATTCTGTTTTAAGTTTCTCCGTATAAAGGTGGTCTCCATTTATAAATTTTTCATCTATATATGCATAACTTCCTTTTAAGGTAGTAAGCCCAATTGTGTAATAATCGCTCCCGAATTCTTTTTTGAGGTCTCTACCCATTATACCTATTTCGTTGTCTGTGATAATTTCGTTAGAAATATGTGCATTGTGAGCCCAAACAATAATTTTACTATCAGAATTTTTTGCTAAAAATGATATTCTATCAGCCATTATTTCATCTCGACTTTGAACTGGTTTTTGGTTTTTAATGTTTAAATAGTTTATATATGTGTTCTTTCCATTGAAAAGAATTTCTCTAATTGATTTAGTTGTTTTTTTAGTTGATTCTAAATAATTTTCTATATCTAAAATGTTATTGCAAATTGAATTATTGACTTTATGTTCTTTTTTTAATTTATCCGTTGAACTTTTTTCAATATTGGATTTTAATTCTTTTAAGAGCTTATTCAATACGTTATCATTGACTGAATTAAAGTTTTCTTTTAGTAGTTCATAAAAAACCCAATATGAATCATCGCAACCTTTAAACTCAATATTATATATCGATTTATTATCCTTATACCATTGTAAAAAAGATTTCATTTCTTGGGTTTGATAAATGGAAAATAAGTGTTTATGCATTAAACTATCTAATGGGGATTTAAGCAAGTCTTTGTTTAGGATTTCAATATCATCGTATGGATTTTCTAGCACCACAAGACGATATCCTTTTTCTTTTATTAATCTTTTTGTTATTATTTCCCTAAGTCGATAAAATTCTGAGGTTCCGTGTGTACTTTCTCCTATTGCAACTATTTTTTTTTCACCTATTTTTTCTATCAAAGGGCCTAAACTATTACGTAGAGTTTCTTCATTCGAAAAGTCCAATTTTCTAGAAGATTTTGATAATGCCGATTCAAGTTTGTCAGAATTGTAATCCTCCAAAGTTAATCTTTTTGTTTCTTCTAATTTCTGAATGTCTATGCCGTCAATACTAACTTTAAAGTCATCAAACCAAGCTATACCTTTTTTCCCTAATATCCCGCCTACATAGATATCTTTTGCATTAGACGGAAATGGTAATTTTATGGCATATTCTCTCCAATCACTTGTACCTCTTATTTTTTGATTTTGCATTGATTTAAATGCTAAAGAACCTTTTTTTGAATGTCCGTCAATCCGCATCACAAGCCCAACATAATCTTTGACATTTTCATATTTAATTCGACCAGAAAGTACAATAGTGTCTCCAACATAATTGGCTGGAATCCTATAAGTAATGCAGCCAAATGTTCCATTTTTATCGGAAACAACTTTCCCAACAGAATTACCATCGCTAAATTTTTCTCCTGTCAAATTTTCAAAATTTCCCCATTTAAACCATCCTGTAGGCATTTTTTGTTCTTCCTGTTTAAAATCGTTAAAGTCTAAATTGTATTTGTTTTGACTTTCAACTATTAATGGTAAAATTAGAAGAATTAAAAAGTATAATTTTTGTTTTAAGAGTTTCATATTTTTGAAGTTCTTTTTTTTTGGGTTGTTGTTAACGTTTTGCAGCTTGCAGATGTGTCGAATTTAAGTAAGCCTTAACTTTCGGTTAAACAATTACTTTTTAAGTACAAAACCAACTTTAAATTAAGCACAAAACCCGCCATTTTTGCAAACTGCTGTTGTGCGTTCGGTTTTATATTTAAAATCTATATCCTATTCTTAAATGCAAGTTAGCTGCCGCTTCTCCTTCATTTTTTGAATATCCAGCACTTTCAGCGAAAATATATCTATATCCAATTCCAATTCCAGTTTCATATGTAAAATGTTTTCCAATATTTCTTTTTAAACCCCAAGTAGGAATTATTGAAATTTGATTGGCAATTTTAACATTTTCATAATTTGATATTACAAACCAATTAGGATGATAACTTGTTTGAAGTGTTAAGAAATTTGCACTGTTTCCGCTTATATTTTTTGATTTAGAAACTCGCTTATCTAAATTATAATACCATCGTGGCTCTAATGTTATAACAGGTGTCATTAAATATCCGTTTTTTGGATAAAAACTTCCACCAAAAAATCCAGCATCCATTCCTATTTCCGCACGCAATGCAATTTCATTGGTTAATTTTACTTCTCGATGTGCCCAAATTCCTAAAGTTCCAATTTGAATTCCATAAGTTGATTTTTCGACACTTGCGTTTTGTGCTTTTGAAAAAAATGTAAATAAACAAATTGACAAAGTAATTATCATTTTAGTTGAAATATTTGTTTTCATAAATTTTAATGGATTTGTTTTTTATTCGTGTTTAAAATTGATTATTCTTTTTTTATTCAGTTCTCTGTCGCTCCAAACTGACACACAACTAGTTAATAGCGCTATAAACATTCATCTATCACCCCAAATTTGAGTAGATTAACGATGGTTTGTATCGTATTATTCATCTCAAATATAATAATCATTCTAACAAATAATTATTTCTTTATCAAATACTTAACTTTATAACATATAAAATGAGGTTTCAAAACTCCCGTTTAAAGCAAAAAAAAGTTGAGCAAGAGGTTTTGTTCAACTTTTTGCTCAACTTTTTAATAAGAAACCCTTGTAAATACTGATACTTACAAGGGTTTTGTTGTGGTCCCACCTGGGCTCGAACCAGGGACCACCTGATTATGAGATAGGTTTTATTTGTTTTCTTATTGTTGCACTTTGATTTACTTTTATTGATAATCAATTGTTTACGATAAATTTTATTGGTTTATATTTTCTTTTTATTTCTTTTTTATATAGATTTGTTCGTCAAATGTTCGCCAAAACTATATTATGAGTACTGTAAAATTTACCCTCAAAAACATCCCAAATAAGAACAAAGAGTATTCAATAATTTTAGTTCTAGTAAAAGACCGTAAAAACACTTCTATTTCTATCGGACAAACTTGTAAAAAAGAAGACTGGTGCTTTGATTCTTGTAGACTTAAAACTAATAATACAAAGCACAGATCTATAAATAGGTTTATTGAAAAAATAAATCTTAGAATAGACGATTTTATGCACGAAAGAAAAATGCTAGAAGAATCCTATTCTTTGAGTGATTTAGTAAATGAAATAAAAAGAGAAGATACTAAACCTAATAGCTTAGATTACTTTAATTTTCATCAAGAAGTCATAAATGAATTTAATAATTCTGGCAAGACGGGTTCAGCAAAGATTAACAAGGACACATTGGCTTCATTAAAAAAATACCACCAAAAAGATCAATTAAAATTTACAGAACTAAATGTAGAATTTCTTCAAAAATACGATTCTTACCTAAGAAGTAGAGGAGGAATAGATAGCGGCATAGGAATCAAAATGAGAACTATCAGAGCTATTTACAACAAAGCTATTCAAAGGAAAATAATTCCAGATAGATTTTACCCATTCAAGACTGTCAAAATTTCTAATTTAAAAAATGAAAACAAAAAAGAATATTTAACCGAAAATGAAATAAAACTGATTATAAACAAAGATTTTATTCAAAACAAAAAATTACAATTTGCCAAGGATATGTACTTATTTAGCTTCTATTGTAGAGGTATGAATTTTATTGACCTTATGAAACTTAATCATACTAATTTATTTGAAAATAGAATCTCTTATATAAGGACAAAAACAGGGGTTCATCTTGAATTTAAATTGATCTCTTCAGCTCAAGAAATACTAAATTATTACAGCCAAAAATCATTTAACAACTATTTATTTCCCGTGCTTTTAAATGAAAACATGACTCCTCTACAACTAAAAAACAGGGAACACAAAATTCTAGGACAGATAAATAAGTCTTTAAAGGAAATTTTACAAGTGTTAGAAATAAATAAAAATATCACTTTTTATACCGCACGACATTCCTTTGCTACTTATCTGAAGTTTAACAATGTTTCGATTGATGCTGTAAGTGAAATGTTAGGACATACAAATATAAAAACGACACAATCGTATCTTAGTAAGTTGCCAAACAAAAAATTAGACACAATTGTGGATAATGTATTTGAAAAATTTTAAACCTTACTTCTTAATAAAGCGTTTTTCCAATTAAAAAAACTAACTAAGTCCTACCAAAAAACATTTATGTGTTTTTACAATTTTATTTTTTTATTTTTTTATTTTTTTATTTTTTTATTTTTTTAAATAAATATTTATTTATTTATATATGTTTTTAAAATTGTTTAATCAATGGTTGTA from the Flavobacterium ammonificans genome contains:
- the mtgA gene encoding monofunctional biosynthetic peptidoglycan transglycosylase, which translates into the protein MMKLKRILYTTIVWFFGLSVGLVVFFKFVPVPFTPLMGIRIIENKLDKKPIYFEHNWEPIENISMNLQKAVIASEDGTFLHHHGFDFSAMQKAFQNNANGKRIKGGSTISQQTAKNVFLWQGRSYFRKALEAYFTVLIELIWGKERIMEVYLNSIEMGDGIYGAHAATQYWYGKDASSLTKREAAGIAAILPNPRKYKASNSSGFINRRKDRIVRVMRHIGTIKY
- the accC gene encoding acetyl-CoA carboxylase biotin carboxylase subunit produces the protein MFKKILIANRGEIALRVIRTCKEMGIKTVAVYSTADAESLHVKFADEAVCIGPPPSNLSYLKMSNIIAAAEITNADAIHPGYGFLSENSKFSKICQEHGIKFIGAAPEMIDRMGDKASAKSTMIEAGVPCVPGSVGILESYEQAAELANQFGYPVMLKATAGGGGKGMRAVWAEEDLLKAWESARQESAAAFGNDGMYLEKLIEEPRHIEIQIVGDSYGKACHLSERDCSVQRRHQKLTEETPSPFMTDELRQKMGEAAVKAAEYIKYEGAGTVEFLVDKHRNFYFMEMNTRIQVEHPITEQVIDYDLIREQILVAAGVPISGKNYLPQLHAIECRINAEDPYNDFRPSPGKITTLHMPGGHGVRLDTHVYSGYSIPPNYDSMIAKLITTAQTREEAISKMRRALDEFVIEGIKTTIPFHRQLMDDPRYIAGDYTTAFMDTFKMNDPE
- the accB gene encoding acetyl-CoA carboxylase biotin carboxyl carrier protein, giving the protein MDLKEIQNLIKFVANSGVAEVKLEMDDVKVTIRTTLEGNTTETTYVQQMPAQPVIQQAVIPQAIAPAAAAPATPAAPAAEDSKYVTIKSPIIGTFYRKPSPDKPVFVEVGSTIGKGDVLCVIEAMKLFNEIESEVSGKIVKILVDDMSPVEFDQPLFLVDPS
- a CDS encoding beta-ketoacyl-ACP synthase III; its protein translation is MSTITAAITAVGAYVPDFVLTNDILQTMVDTNDEWITARTGIKERRILKDDSKGTSYLAIMAANDLMAKANLDPLEIDLVIVATATADMPVASTAAFVATEIGATNAFGYDLQAACSSFLFGMSTAAAYIQSGRYKKVLLIGADKMSSIVDYTDRATCIIFGDGAGAVLFEPNHEGLGLQDEYLRSDGVGRDFLKITAGGSLMPTTIDTVKDKKHNIIQDGKTVFKYAVTNMADASEQILKRNNLTNHDVDWLVPHQANKRIIDATAQRMNLEDSKVLMNIERYGNTTSATLPLVLSDFEKQFKKGDTIIFAAFGGGFTWGAIYLKWAYDKK
- the rpmF gene encoding 50S ribosomal protein L32, producing the protein MAHPKRKISKTRRDKRRTHYKATVAQIATCPITGEAHLYHRAYWHEGKMYYRGQVVIDKSEAVA
- a CDS encoding YceD family protein, giving the protein MKKTKEYLIPFVGLKLGKHHFEYQIDNAFFDIFDYDEFQNSNIKVNVVLEKKSNMLEISFKHEGIVNVPCDVTGEDFDLPIKSKMKLIVRFGEEFNNDNEELLILPFGEFEVDIAQYIYEMIVLSVPLRRVHPGVKDGTLESEALKKLNELAVKETKKENKQEENIDPRWDKLKQLLTDK
- the pdxA gene encoding 4-hydroxythreonine-4-phosphate dehydrogenase PdxA produces the protein MKKAENIIVGISIGDLNGIGSEVVLKTFEDARMLELCTPVIFANVKQLSFIKRNLESEIHLHGIDRLDQLVLGKVNVLNVWREGFDLNLGINDETVGEYAIKSFVAATQALKEGKVDVLVTAPINKYNIQSDTFKFPGHTDYLAQELEGDALMFMVQDNLRVGLLTDHIPVSEVASHLTEALITKKIETIKQSLIQDFSINKPRIAVLGVNPHCGDGGVIGNEDDAILKPTLKKIFEKGTLVFGPFPADGFFGSNQYEKYDAVIATYHDQGLIPFKTLSFGNGVNYTAGLNKIRTSPDHGTAYDIAGKGIADFNSFKEAVYLAIDIFHSRNQYYEISQNPLKIRPKQEFSKKGE
- a CDS encoding riboflavin synthase; amino-acid sequence: MFTGIIETLGRVQEIQKDQDNVHITVASSITGELKIDQSVAHNGVCLTVVAIKDNTYTVTAIAETINKTNLSHWKVGDTVNLERAMKLGDRLDGHIVQGHVDQTGTCIAIEEAGGSWHYTFEYDSAANNITIEKGSITVNGVSLTVVNSKQNQFSVAIIPYTYEHTNFNAFQIGTVINLEFDVIGKYVSRLYGNRI